One Serinicoccus chungangensis genomic window carries:
- the mltG gene encoding endolytic transglycosylase MltG produces MSQPPEDDWDEHDARGVGARFDDDVLGLRGARHHDESLADHVLDPGDPDHHDHHPRPRHRRNPWLVVLALGLAAVVVVVAGVYSFGSVRSLVPDLAAGDDVSTADYEGDGSGEVMVEIPEGAAGAQIAEILVQEDVVGSVAAFSAALQADPDSSAIQPGTYRMANQMSSEAALGRLLDPEFREFSGVTVREGLWVDETFAVLAEGTGNEVADYEAVDPADLELPAAAEGELEGFLYPSTYDFDPDSTPAEQLQAMIDQGVQVYDDLGIPDEDLREVVIKASIVQGEGQFAEDLPRIARVIENRIEGNSETNGFMQMDSTVHFIYQERGRAGTTEEQRSNDSPYNTYVHPGLPPGPINSPGEDALRAALEPEPGDWVYFVTVNPSTGETKFAETYQEHLANQDEFLQWCEDNPDQC; encoded by the coding sequence ATGAGCCAGCCGCCCGAGGACGACTGGGACGAGCACGACGCCCGGGGCGTGGGTGCACGCTTCGACGACGACGTGCTCGGACTGCGTGGTGCCCGGCACCACGACGAGTCGTTGGCCGACCACGTGCTCGACCCGGGAGACCCGGACCACCACGACCACCACCCGCGCCCGCGGCACCGACGCAACCCCTGGCTCGTGGTGCTCGCGCTGGGCCTGGCCGCCGTGGTCGTCGTCGTGGCGGGCGTCTACTCCTTCGGCTCGGTGCGCTCGCTGGTGCCCGACCTGGCGGCCGGCGACGACGTCTCCACGGCCGACTACGAGGGCGACGGCAGCGGCGAGGTCATGGTCGAGATCCCCGAGGGTGCGGCCGGCGCCCAGATCGCGGAGATCCTCGTCCAGGAGGACGTCGTGGGGTCCGTCGCCGCCTTCTCCGCGGCGCTGCAGGCCGACCCGGACTCCTCCGCCATCCAGCCGGGGACCTACCGGATGGCCAACCAGATGAGCTCGGAGGCGGCTCTCGGGCGCCTCCTGGACCCGGAGTTCCGCGAGTTCAGCGGGGTGACCGTGCGCGAGGGTCTCTGGGTGGACGAGACCTTCGCCGTCCTGGCCGAGGGCACCGGCAACGAGGTCGCCGACTACGAGGCCGTGGACCCCGCCGACCTGGAGCTGCCGGCCGCCGCCGAGGGTGAGCTGGAAGGGTTCCTCTACCCCAGCACCTACGACTTCGACCCGGACAGCACGCCCGCCGAGCAGCTGCAGGCGATGATCGACCAGGGTGTCCAGGTCTACGACGACCTCGGCATCCCGGACGAGGACCTGCGCGAGGTCGTCATCAAGGCGAGCATCGTGCAGGGCGAGGGCCAGTTCGCCGAGGACCTGCCCCGGATCGCCCGGGTGATCGAGAACCGCATCGAGGGCAACTCGGAGACCAACGGCTTCATGCAGATGGACTCCACGGTCCACTTCATCTACCAGGAGCGGGGTCGCGCGGGGACCACCGAGGAGCAGCGCTCCAACGACAGCCCCTACAACACCTACGTCCACCCCGGGCTGCCCCCGGGCCCCATCAACAGCCCCGGCGAGGACGCCCTGCGCGCCGCGCTGGAGCCCGAGCCCGGTGACTGGGTGTACTTCGTCACCGTCAACCCCTCCACGGGGGAGACGAAGTTCGCCGAGACCTACCAGGAGCACCTCGCCAACCAGGACGAGTTCCTCCAGTGGTGCGAGGACAACCCGGACCAGTGCTGA
- a CDS encoding shikimate kinase — MSGPRVVLVGPPGSGKSTVGAVLAGRLGVGLHDTDAAVEAAQGRSISDIFVEEGEPAFRALEREEVLRALREETGVVALGGGAVMQEPVAQALAEGHRVAFLDVTIAAAATRVGFDASRPLLLVNPRASWTRLMNARRPTYEAVSGVRVDTAGRTPEQVADEVISWLAG, encoded by the coding sequence GTGAGCGGCCCGCGCGTGGTCCTCGTCGGGCCTCCCGGGTCCGGCAAGTCGACCGTCGGGGCGGTGCTCGCCGGGCGGCTCGGGGTCGGGCTGCACGACACGGACGCCGCGGTCGAGGCCGCGCAGGGGCGCTCGATCAGCGACATCTTCGTGGAGGAGGGCGAGCCCGCCTTCCGCGCGCTGGAGCGCGAGGAGGTGCTGCGCGCCCTGCGCGAGGAGACGGGGGTGGTCGCGCTGGGCGGCGGCGCCGTGATGCAGGAGCCGGTGGCGCAGGCGCTCGCCGAGGGGCATCGCGTCGCCTTCCTCGACGTCACCATCGCCGCCGCCGCCACCCGCGTCGGCTTCGACGCCTCGCGGCCGCTGCTGCTGGTGAACCCGCGCGCCTCGTGGACCCGGCTCATGAACGCGCGGCGCCCGACCTACGAGGCGGTGAGCGGGGTGCGGGTGGACACCGCCGGCCGCACGCCCGAGCAGGTCGCCGACGAGGTGATCTCGTGGCTGGCGGGCTGA
- a CDS encoding shikimate dehydrogenase → MLTRAAVVGSPVAHSLSPVLHRAAYDELGLADWSYERVEVPAGGLQRLLESLGPEWVGLSVTMPGKEEALAGADVHSGSALAVGAANTLVRRPVGWYADNTDVDGLRTALVEAGVEGARRALVLGGGATARSALLALHGLGVRAADVLVRDRLRPQTAELLESLGLDARVRSLADGIPLGGTEVVVSTLPGGAPAPPVHDGGLHRPVVMDVSYAPWPSALADAVAQATQGRVPVVRGTRMLLHQAARQVELMTGRRPPTSVMDEALGRAIGERAGR, encoded by the coding sequence GTGCTGACCCGCGCGGCCGTCGTCGGCTCGCCCGTGGCCCACTCCCTGTCCCCGGTCCTGCACCGCGCGGCGTACGACGAGCTCGGGCTGGCCGACTGGTCCTACGAGCGGGTCGAGGTGCCCGCCGGCGGCCTGCAGCGGCTCCTCGAGAGCCTCGGCCCGGAGTGGGTCGGTCTCTCGGTGACCATGCCGGGCAAGGAGGAGGCCCTCGCCGGCGCCGACGTCCACAGCGGCTCGGCGCTCGCCGTCGGCGCCGCCAACACCCTCGTCCGGCGCCCCGTGGGGTGGTATGCCGACAACACCGACGTCGACGGCCTGCGCACCGCGCTCGTCGAGGCGGGGGTGGAGGGTGCGCGCCGGGCGCTCGTGCTCGGCGGGGGAGCCACCGCCCGCTCCGCGCTGCTGGCGCTGCACGGCCTCGGCGTCCGCGCGGCCGACGTCCTGGTGCGGGACCGGCTGCGGCCGCAGACCGCCGAGCTGCTCGAGTCCCTCGGGCTGGACGCCCGGGTCCGGAGCCTGGCCGACGGCATACCCCTCGGCGGGACCGAGGTGGTCGTGAGCACGCTGCCCGGCGGGGCGCCGGCACCGCCCGTCCACGACGGGGGCCTGCACCGGCCGGTCGTCATGGACGTGAGCTACGCCCCCTGGCCGAGCGCGCTGGCGGACGCGGTCGCGCAGGCGACCCAGGGTAGGGTCCCGGTCGTGAGGGGAACGCGGATGCTGCTGCACCAGGCCGCCCGGCAGGTGGAGCTGATGACCGGGCGGCGCCCGCCCACCTCGGTGATGGACGAGGCGCTGGGGCGCGCGATCGGGGAGCGGGCCGGCCGGTGA
- the pyrR gene encoding bifunctional pyr operon transcriptional regulator/uracil phosphoribosyltransferase PyrR: protein MSPAREREAAPPTGAARPPGGREVLTGDDIQRALKRIAHEILEGNKGPEGLVLLGIPTRGVPLAHRLAAAVAGVEGAEVPTGSLDITMYRDDLRSQPTRAPEPMKVPAGGVDGKVVVLVDDVLYSGRTVRAALDSLADLGRPASVRLAVLVDRGHRELPIRADYVGKNLPTSRTERVMVRLQEADGAEGVWIA from the coding sequence ATGAGCCCTGCCCGTGAGCGAGAGGCCGCCCCCCCGACGGGCGCCGCTCGACCCCCCGGAGGACGTGAGGTCCTCACCGGCGACGACATCCAGCGGGCGCTCAAGCGCATCGCGCACGAGATCCTCGAGGGCAACAAGGGGCCGGAGGGCCTCGTGCTGCTGGGGATCCCGACGCGAGGCGTACCGCTCGCGCACCGGCTCGCCGCGGCCGTGGCCGGGGTCGAGGGCGCGGAGGTGCCCACCGGCTCCCTGGACATCACGATGTACCGCGACGACCTGCGCAGCCAGCCGACCCGCGCCCCCGAGCCGATGAAGGTCCCCGCCGGAGGTGTCGACGGCAAGGTCGTCGTGCTCGTCGACGACGTGCTCTACTCCGGGCGCACCGTGCGCGCCGCGCTGGACAGCCTCGCGGACCTGGGGCGCCCGGCCAGCGTCCGGCTGGCGGTGCTCGTCGACCGGGGCCACCGCGAGCTCCCGATCCGCGCCGACTACGTGGGCAAGAACCTCCCCACCTCCCGCACCGAACGGGTCATGGTGCGGCTGCAGGAGGCGGACGGCGCCGAGGGGGTGTGGATCGCGTGA
- the efp gene encoding elongation factor P, producing MASTNDLKNGMVLDMDNGLWQVLEFQHVKPGKGPAFVRTKLKNVLTNKIVDKTFNAGTKVETATVDRSDYQYLYNDGTDYIFMDEKTYEQVPVSAEAMGDTSQYLLENNRAMIAQHEGRVLYVELPPSVVLEITHTDPGLQGDRSTGGTKPATLETGAEIQVPLFLETGTKVKVDTRDGSYLGRVN from the coding sequence GTGGCAAGCACGAACGACCTGAAGAACGGCATGGTCCTCGACATGGACAACGGGCTGTGGCAGGTGCTGGAGTTCCAGCACGTCAAGCCCGGCAAGGGCCCGGCCTTCGTCCGCACCAAGCTCAAGAACGTCCTGACCAACAAGATCGTGGACAAGACCTTCAACGCGGGCACCAAGGTGGAGACGGCGACGGTCGACCGCTCGGACTACCAGTACCTCTACAACGACGGCACCGACTACATCTTCATGGACGAGAAGACCTACGAGCAGGTGCCGGTCAGCGCCGAGGCCATGGGGGACACCTCGCAGTACCTCCTGGAGAACAACCGGGCCATGATCGCCCAGCACGAGGGCCGGGTGCTCTACGTCGAGCTGCCGCCGTCGGTCGTCCTGGAGATCACCCACACCGACCCGGGGCTGCAGGGCGACCGCTCCACCGGCGGCACCAAGCCGGCCACCCTCGAGACCGGCGCGGAGATCCAGGTGCCGCTGTTCCTCGAGACCGGCACCAAGGTCAAGGTGGACACCCGCGACGGGTCCTATCTCGGCCGCGTGAACTGA
- the aroB gene encoding 3-dehydroquinate synthase, which produces MAGGLSRTIQVGGAAPYAVHLGPDALERLGRHASPGRRVLVVHQAGREGLAREAAAVLEDGGAAPVLAPVPDAEMAKTVEVLAGLWTRLGQEGFTRSDLVVGIGGGATTDLAGFAAASWLRGVEVVQMPTSLLGVVDAAVGGKTGINTAEGKNLVGAFHPPVAVLCDPAWTATQPRADYVSGLAEVVKCGFVADPTILELVEGDPAGASDPRRDPALALELVARAVQVKAEVVAADLTESSWREILNYGHTFAHAVEQVEGYTWRHGDAVAVGLVYVAELAHRAGMLDGALRDRHRRVLQAVGLPTAYRGGRWEELRTAMGRDKKTRGSTLRFVVLEGLARPTRLEGPSEEDLRAAYAAVAPG; this is translated from the coding sequence GTGGCTGGCGGGCTGAGCCGCACCATCCAGGTCGGGGGAGCGGCACCGTATGCCGTGCACCTCGGCCCGGACGCGCTGGAGCGCCTGGGTCGGCACGCCTCCCCGGGGCGTCGGGTGCTTGTCGTGCACCAGGCCGGCCGCGAGGGCCTGGCACGGGAGGCGGCGGCCGTCCTGGAGGACGGCGGGGCCGCGCCGGTGCTGGCGCCCGTCCCGGACGCCGAGATGGCGAAGACGGTGGAGGTCCTCGCCGGGCTGTGGACCAGGCTCGGGCAGGAGGGTTTCACCCGCTCCGACCTCGTGGTCGGCATCGGCGGCGGGGCCACGACCGACCTGGCCGGGTTCGCCGCCGCCAGCTGGCTGCGCGGGGTCGAGGTCGTGCAGATGCCCACCTCCCTGCTGGGCGTGGTGGACGCCGCGGTCGGCGGCAAGACCGGGATCAACACCGCGGAGGGCAAGAACCTGGTGGGGGCGTTCCACCCCCCGGTCGCGGTCCTCTGCGACCCCGCCTGGACCGCGACGCAGCCGCGCGCCGACTACGTGTCCGGTCTCGCCGAGGTCGTCAAGTGCGGCTTCGTCGCCGATCCCACCATCCTCGAGCTCGTCGAGGGCGACCCCGCGGGGGCGAGCGACCCGAGGCGCGACCCGGCGCTCGCCCTCGAGCTCGTGGCCCGCGCCGTCCAGGTCAAGGCCGAGGTGGTCGCGGCCGACCTGACCGAGTCCTCCTGGCGCGAGATCCTCAACTACGGGCACACCTTCGCCCACGCGGTCGAGCAGGTCGAGGGCTACACCTGGCGGCACGGGGACGCGGTGGCGGTGGGCCTGGTCTACGTCGCCGAGCTCGCGCACCGCGCCGGGATGCTGGACGGCGCCCTGCGGGACCGGCACCGGCGGGTGCTGCAGGCGGTCGGGCTCCCCACGGCCTACCGGGGCGGACGCTGGGAGGAGCTGCGCACGGCCATGGGACGGGACAAGAAGACCCGGGGCTCGACCCTGCGCTTCGTGGTGCTGGAGGGCCTGGCCCGCCCCACCCGGCTGGAGGGGCCCTCGGAGGAGGACCTGCGGGCGGCCTACGCCGCCGTGGCGCCCGGGTAG
- the ruvX gene encoding Holliday junction resolvase RuvX, protein MSSVPDSPGAAPGVLLGVDVGEVRVGLAASDPLGMLAHPVATLRRDQEGSSDLEEIADEVRRRSAVLVVVGMPRSLDGTERVAAQRARRYAERLQRCLEVPVRLWDERMSTVDAHRALHGSGVPGREQRGVVDQVAAVIILQAALDSRRAGRPAGTPLRARKPRARRSRDPDAKDAT, encoded by the coding sequence ATGAGCTCGGTGCCGGACTCCCCGGGCGCCGCTCCCGGCGTGCTGCTCGGGGTCGACGTCGGTGAGGTCCGTGTCGGCCTCGCCGCCTCCGACCCGCTCGGCATGCTCGCCCACCCGGTGGCCACGCTGCGCCGGGACCAGGAGGGGTCCAGCGACCTCGAGGAGATCGCCGACGAGGTGCGCCGGCGGTCGGCCGTCCTGGTGGTCGTCGGCATGCCCCGCTCCCTCGACGGCACCGAGCGAGTGGCGGCGCAGCGGGCCCGCCGGTACGCTGAGCGGCTGCAACGGTGCCTGGAGGTGCCGGTACGGCTCTGGGACGAGCGGATGTCCACGGTCGACGCCCACCGGGCGCTGCACGGCAGCGGCGTCCCCGGGCGCGAGCAGCGTGGTGTCGTGGACCAGGTCGCGGCCGTGATCATCCTCCAGGCCGCCCTGGACTCGCGCCGAGCCGGCCGTCCCGCCGGCACCCCCCTGAGGGCGCGCAAGCCCCGGGCACGACGGTCTCGCGACCCTGACGCGAAGGACGCCACATGA
- a CDS encoding prepilin peptidase: protein MTDLVLPAVVAIVVGVLGVPVARWLQQTTYRKPDEVDEPSPGRRWWVPFALALSAAAVMHRVWQVPDDAVPGWPVAAVLTPTLLVVTLACVCLAAMDLDVHRLPDRIMWPTMGTLLVGLPLAALVGGGLEPLLRSLLAGLAAGGFYLLIARLSLARGSLALGLGDVKLAAVLGTGLGWFGWAEAVLGIYAGFIVGGLFAVGLLLTRRVSWKGDFAYGPAMMVGALVGLLVGAPTLTGLS, encoded by the coding sequence GTGACCGACCTCGTCCTGCCCGCCGTCGTCGCGATCGTGGTCGGCGTGCTCGGTGTCCCGGTGGCCCGCTGGCTGCAGCAGACGACCTACCGCAAGCCGGACGAGGTGGACGAGCCCTCGCCCGGTCGCCGCTGGTGGGTGCCGTTCGCCCTGGCCCTCTCCGCGGCGGCGGTGATGCACCGCGTGTGGCAGGTCCCCGACGACGCCGTCCCGGGCTGGCCGGTCGCCGCCGTCCTCACCCCCACCCTCCTCGTCGTGACCCTGGCCTGCGTGTGCCTCGCGGCCATGGACCTCGACGTCCACCGGCTGCCGGACCGGATCATGTGGCCGACGATGGGCACCCTCCTGGTGGGACTGCCCCTCGCCGCGCTGGTCGGGGGCGGCCTGGAGCCCCTCCTGCGCTCCCTCCTCGCGGGGCTGGCCGCCGGCGGCTTCTACCTGCTCATCGCGCGGCTGTCGCTGGCCCGGGGGTCCCTGGCGCTGGGGCTCGGCGACGTGAAGCTGGCGGCCGTCCTGGGCACCGGGCTGGGGTGGTTCGGCTGGGCCGAGGCCGTCCTCGGGATCTACGCCGGCTTCATCGTCGGCGGCCTGTTCGCCGTCGGCCTGCTGCTCACCCGCCGGGTGAGCTGGAAGGGGGACTTCGCCTACGGTCCCGCGATGATGGTCGGGGCCCTGGTCGGGTTGCTCGTGGGAGCCCCCACGCTGACCGGCCTGTCCTGA
- the nusB gene encoding transcription antitermination factor NusB has translation MAARTRARKRALELLFEAEQRGVNVGELLESRLETPTTQHALPDYTVEIVRGVIAHWGQIEEILATWSQGWSLERMAAVDRAALRVGSWEILWNDEVPDMVAVAEAVELVGRMSTDESPGFVNGLLARIAEVKHTLV, from the coding sequence GTGGCCGCACGCACCCGGGCCCGCAAGCGGGCCCTGGAGCTGCTCTTCGAGGCCGAGCAGCGCGGGGTCAACGTCGGGGAGCTGCTCGAGTCGCGCCTCGAGACCCCGACGACGCAGCACGCCCTGCCCGACTACACCGTCGAGATCGTCCGCGGGGTCATCGCGCACTGGGGGCAGATCGAGGAGATCCTCGCGACCTGGTCGCAGGGCTGGAGCCTGGAGCGCATGGCCGCCGTCGACCGGGCGGCGCTGCGCGTGGGGTCCTGGGAGATCCTCTGGAACGACGAGGTGCCCGACATGGTCGCCGTCGCCGAGGCGGTCGAGCTGGTCGGCCGGATGAGCACCGACGAGTCGCCGGGCTTCGTCAACGGGCTGCTGGCCCGCATCGCCGAGGTCAAGCACACCCTCGTCTGA
- the aroC gene encoding chorismate synthase, with protein sequence MLRWLTAGESHGPALTAILEGLPAGVRVPRAEVEGALARRRLGYGRGARMSFEADRLHFLGGLRHGVSLGSPLALQIENSEWHKWQAVMGPEPVEDTALQGADDVGAPQELARNRPLTRPRPGHADLVGMTKYGFDEARPILERASARETAARVALGAVAAAFLEQAVGVRLVSHTVSIGRAGVPGLDDDAPDPASLPRPEDVDRVDADPVRTLDDRRSAAMVAEVDAAKKAGDTLGGVVEVLAYGLPPGLGSHVHWDRRLDARLAAALMGIQAIKGVEVGEGFRTAARRGSEAHDEIDRDDAGLIRRATLRSGGTEGGMSTGEVLRVRAAMKPISTVPRSLRTVDTATGEAGTAIHQRSDVCAVPAAGVVAEAMVALVLADAVLEKFGGDSVPEVSRNHAAYLAAVAEHQRTPATEVDR encoded by the coding sequence ATGCTGCGTTGGTTGACCGCCGGTGAGTCGCACGGGCCCGCCCTGACCGCCATCCTGGAGGGGCTGCCCGCCGGGGTGCGGGTCCCGCGGGCCGAGGTCGAGGGGGCCCTGGCCCGCCGGCGCCTCGGCTACGGCAGGGGGGCGCGGATGAGCTTCGAGGCCGACCGGCTGCACTTCCTCGGCGGCCTGCGCCACGGCGTCTCCCTCGGCTCCCCGCTCGCGCTGCAGATCGAGAACTCCGAGTGGCACAAGTGGCAGGCCGTCATGGGCCCCGAGCCCGTGGAGGACACGGCCCTGCAGGGGGCCGACGACGTGGGGGCCCCGCAGGAGCTCGCCCGCAACCGTCCGCTGACCCGGCCCCGGCCGGGGCACGCGGACCTCGTGGGGATGACGAAGTACGGCTTCGACGAGGCCCGCCCGATCCTGGAGCGGGCCTCCGCCCGGGAGACGGCCGCGCGCGTCGCGCTCGGGGCCGTGGCGGCGGCCTTCCTCGAGCAGGCGGTGGGCGTCCGCCTCGTGTCGCACACCGTGAGCATCGGTCGCGCCGGGGTCCCCGGACTCGACGACGACGCACCGGACCCGGCGTCGCTGCCCCGGCCGGAGGACGTGGACCGGGTCGACGCCGACCCGGTGCGCACCCTCGACGACCGGCGGTCCGCGGCCATGGTCGCCGAGGTGGACGCGGCGAAGAAGGCGGGGGACACGCTGGGCGGCGTGGTCGAGGTGCTGGCCTACGGGCTGCCCCCCGGCCTCGGCTCGCACGTGCACTGGGACCGCCGGCTGGACGCCCGCCTGGCCGCCGCCCTTATGGGCATCCAGGCCATCAAGGGGGTCGAGGTGGGGGAGGGCTTCCGCACCGCGGCCCGCCGCGGGAGCGAGGCGCACGACGAGATCGACCGCGACGACGCCGGCCTCATCCGGCGGGCCACCCTGCGCAGCGGCGGCACCGAGGGCGGCATGAGCACCGGCGAGGTGCTGCGGGTGCGCGCCGCGATGAAGCCGATCTCCACCGTCCCGCGCTCGCTGCGGACGGTCGACACGGCCACCGGTGAGGCCGGGACCGCCATCCACCAGCGCTCCGACGTGTGCGCCGTCCCCGCCGCGGGGGTGGTGGCCGAGGCCATGGTCGCGCTCGTCCTGGCCGACGCGGTGCTGGAGAAGTTCGGCGGTGACTCGGTGCCGGAGGTGTCGCGCAACCACGCGGCCTACCTCGCCGCGGTCGCCGAGCACCAGCGCACGCCGGCGACGGAGGTCGACCGGTGA
- a CDS encoding aspartate carbamoyltransferase catalytic subunit produces the protein MKHLLSIADLTTEEITQILDTAVSMHEVQDRQVKKLPTLRGRTIINFFFEDSTRTRASFEIAGKWMSADTINLTGKGTSVSKGESLRDTVLTIDAMGVDMMIIRHPASGAPAQIADWTDCSIVNAGDGTHEHPSQALLDAYTLRRALGDLRGRHVAIVGDLTHSRVLRSNLLCLRALGAQVTLVAPPTLMPSGVGTWAAADGIETSYDLDAVLPTVDAVMMLRVQRERMSGGYFPTAREYAVTYGLTARRLGLLQDHAVIAHPGPMNRGLEISADAADAARSLVLDQVSAGVAVRMSILYHLLAGEGDAQ, from the coding sequence GTGAAGCACCTGCTGTCCATCGCCGACCTCACCACCGAGGAGATCACCCAGATCCTCGACACCGCCGTGTCCATGCACGAGGTGCAGGACCGCCAGGTCAAGAAGCTGCCCACCCTGCGCGGCCGGACCATCATCAACTTCTTCTTCGAGGACTCCACCCGCACCCGGGCGTCCTTCGAGATCGCCGGCAAGTGGATGAGCGCCGACACCATCAACCTCACCGGCAAGGGGACCTCGGTCTCCAAGGGGGAGTCGCTGCGCGACACGGTCCTGACCATCGACGCCATGGGCGTGGACATGATGATCATCCGGCACCCGGCCAGCGGTGCCCCCGCGCAGATCGCGGACTGGACGGACTGCTCGATCGTCAACGCCGGGGACGGCACCCACGAGCACCCCAGCCAGGCCCTGCTCGACGCCTACACCCTGCGTCGGGCCCTCGGTGACCTGCGCGGGCGGCACGTGGCCATCGTCGGTGACCTCACCCACTCGCGGGTGCTGCGCTCCAACCTGCTGTGCCTGCGGGCGCTGGGGGCGCAGGTGACCCTGGTCGCGCCCCCGACGCTCATGCCGAGCGGGGTGGGCACCTGGGCCGCTGCTGACGGCATCGAGACGTCCTACGACCTCGACGCCGTCCTGCCGACCGTCGACGCCGTCATGATGCTGCGCGTGCAGCGCGAGCGGATGAGCGGCGGCTACTTCCCGACCGCCCGCGAGTATGCCGTGACCTACGGCCTCACCGCCCGTCGCCTGGGCCTCCTGCAGGACCACGCCGTCATCGCCCACCCCGGGCCGATGAACCGGGGCCTGGAGATCTCCGCGGACGCCGCGGACGCGGCCCGGTCGCTGGTCCTGGACCAGGTGAGCGCCGGTGTCGCGGTGCGGATGTCCATCCTCTACCACCTCCTCGCCGGGGAAGGAGACGCACAGTGA